A region of Necator americanus strain Aroian chromosome I, whole genome shotgun sequence DNA encodes the following proteins:
- a CDS encoding hypothetical protein (NECATOR_CHRI.G3191.T1): MILSCLQCHTQNISIWAVRWVQLSFPSQEFLGGLLRDVRARVILQQANVLELRVLPADLVGQSLQLSAVDLGSNCRVVRQQFETVDSMNSPPHARHDLLLMDFIFHERIRHFIASAPRTFVSVVDVDDPFFISSDNGVQPVESAASGEQLSADV; the protein is encoded by the coding sequence ATGATCCTGTCCTGTCTTCAGTGCCATACGCAGAACATATCTATCTGGGCTGTACGATGGGTGCAGCTGAGCTTCCCATCTCAGGAATTTCTAGGaggtcttcttcgcgatgtgagggcaCGCGTTATcctgcagcaggcgaacgttctCGAGCTTCGTGTGCTCcctgcggatcttgtcggccagtctttgcagttgagcgcagtagacctcggcagtaactgtcgtgttgtccggcagcagttcgaaacggtagattccatgaactccccaccacACGCTCGGCacgaccttcttctcatggatttcatctttcacgaaaggatccggcatttcatcgccagcgcaccacgcacgtttgtgagtgtggttgacgtagatgacccatttttcatctccagtgacaatggtgtccagccagtcgaatctgcagcttctggagagcagctgagtgcagacgTCTAG
- a CDS encoding hypothetical protein (NECATOR_CHRI.G3190.T2), producing MQLTLLFFVALGENTVCSGNQVITDSVRNTFLTQFNQIRSQVARGLFVTSSGVYARQASKMIRLTYSCEAETSANNWAIQCQDRDSGTATYAETRYIFQDTTAAYDPVARTAVNNWTNEANTGRLPPQGTNPQYIYQTSLGIPNFAKMVWDSERQVGCSIARCPPFVNVVCHFTPRGGIAGSQMYKPGPSCNRCVNIRLPTCMEGLCSP from the exons ATGCAActgactcttctcttttttgtcgcATTAG GTGAGAACACGGTGTGCTCAGGAAATCAAGTGATAACCGATTCTGTAAGAAATACATTCCTAACACAATTCAATCAGATAAG ATCACAAGTCGCTCGAGGTCTTTTCGTCACTAGTTCAGGAGTGTATGCTCGTCAGGCATCGAAAATGATAAGGCTT ACATATAGTTGTGAAGCAGAAACCAGTGCGAACAACTGGGCTATACAGTGCCAAGACAGGGACTCGGGGACAGCTACTTATGCTGAAACCAGATATATCTTTCAGGACACTACTGCTGCATATGACCCTGTCGCAAGAACG GCTGTTAACAATTGGACGAATGAAGCAAATACTGGAAGGCTGCCTCCACAGGGCACGAACCCACAGTATATTTACCAGACTAGTCTTGGAATACCAAACTTTGCAAAA ATGGTTTGGGACTCTGAGAGACAAGTTGGCTGCTCGATAGCAAGATGTCCTCCATTTGTGAACGTAGTTTGCCACTTTACTCCAAG AGGAGGTATTGCTGGCTCTCAAATGTACAAGCCAGGGCCTTCCTGCAACCGCTGCGTCAATATCAGATTGCCGACCTGTATGGAAGGACTTTGCAGCCCATGA